One stretch of Rosistilla oblonga DNA includes these proteins:
- the lpxC gene encoding UDP-3-O-acyl-N-acetylglucosamine deacetylase: MTCQRVEHTIEAACQVTGRGYWSGQQVTVRFLPADPGSGIRFVRTDLPGCPSVPGLVGFRQSMSLRTVLSSDTGAVVSMVEHLMAALSALQIDNCEIQVDAEEMPGMDGSAAAFVDALNSTARVEQATTIRPYRVDRLLRIGSASNWIEASPSDSDSFEVEYRLDYGDDCPIRPQTAAFQVTPESFAKELAPARTFVTADQAKQLRASGVAGHVTNQDLLIFDDHGLVENSLHFENECARHKAMDLVGDLALAGFPLIGRFVSHRGGHELNASMAAELQQLSCRSMNGSRKTA; encoded by the coding sequence ATGACTTGTCAGCGAGTCGAGCACACGATTGAAGCAGCTTGCCAAGTGACCGGCCGCGGTTACTGGTCGGGCCAGCAGGTCACGGTGCGTTTCCTGCCGGCTGACCCAGGCTCGGGGATCCGATTTGTCCGCACCGATCTGCCTGGGTGCCCAAGTGTCCCAGGCTTGGTCGGGTTTCGCCAAAGCATGTCGCTGCGAACTGTGTTGAGCAGCGACACCGGGGCTGTGGTCTCGATGGTCGAGCATTTGATGGCGGCGCTTTCGGCGCTGCAGATCGACAATTGCGAGATCCAAGTCGATGCCGAAGAGATGCCCGGAATGGATGGTTCGGCAGCGGCGTTTGTCGATGCCCTCAACTCCACAGCTCGCGTCGAACAAGCGACTACGATCCGGCCCTACCGGGTCGACCGTTTGTTGCGAATCGGTTCGGCGTCGAATTGGATCGAGGCTTCACCAAGCGATTCGGATAGCTTCGAAGTCGAATACCGGTTGGATTACGGCGACGATTGCCCGATCCGTCCGCAGACTGCGGCTTTCCAGGTGACTCCCGAATCGTTCGCCAAAGAACTGGCTCCCGCGAGAACTTTTGTGACCGCGGACCAGGCGAAACAGTTGCGAGCCAGCGGCGTTGCTGGACACGTAACGAATCAAGATCTGTTGATTTTCGACGACCATGGGTTAGTCGAAAACAGCTTGCACTTTGAGAATGAGTGCGCACGTCACAAAGCGATGGACTTGGTGGGCGACCTGGCACTGGCCGGCTTCCCGCTGATCGGACGTTTTGTATCCCACCGCGGTGGACACGAACTGAACGCTTCGATGGCAGCCGAATTGCAACAATTGAGCTGTCGGTCGATGAACGGTTCTCGTAAAACGGCCTGA
- a CDS encoding YybH family protein, translating to MAIPGGVAVGSEEAVRTTIQDYVVAFNAKDFDAVSKAWSENATHLDHNLAQRTDGRDQIVGDIKTLFEEDAPIKISGTVEHVRMITDSVASVDGQVAVSNGADAPVFNHFSAILKKQGDQWLIDSMEEMPIPTPASAADAISQLEWLVGSWQDADTESPVRATVRRSIGGSFLIRSFQATTADGSVAQSTQIIGWDPIRQQLRSWTFDADGSFGEGMWSRNGDEWLIKATQTLADGRTASGTYILTPESNDAFAVQLVGREIEGELQPSTPSVMVRRVEVSDAPEATVTTTQQ from the coding sequence TTGGCAATTCCAGGCGGTGTCGCGGTGGGAAGCGAAGAGGCGGTTCGGACTACGATCCAGGACTATGTCGTTGCTTTTAATGCCAAGGATTTCGATGCGGTTTCCAAAGCTTGGTCCGAGAATGCGACCCACCTGGATCACAACCTCGCGCAACGCACCGATGGCCGCGATCAGATCGTTGGCGATATCAAGACGCTGTTCGAAGAAGATGCACCGATCAAGATCTCCGGCACGGTTGAGCATGTGCGAATGATCACCGATAGCGTAGCGAGTGTCGACGGCCAGGTCGCCGTCTCCAACGGAGCCGACGCTCCGGTCTTCAACCATTTTTCAGCGATCCTGAAGAAGCAGGGGGACCAGTGGTTGATCGATTCGATGGAGGAGATGCCGATTCCAACGCCCGCGTCGGCAGCCGATGCGATTTCGCAGCTGGAATGGTTGGTCGGATCGTGGCAGGACGCTGACACCGAATCGCCCGTCCGCGCGACGGTTCGCCGATCGATCGGCGGGTCGTTTCTGATCCGATCCTTCCAAGCGACTACCGCCGATGGCAGCGTCGCGCAGAGCACTCAGATCATCGGATGGGATCCGATTCGGCAGCAATTGCGATCGTGGACGTTCGACGCCGATGGATCGTTCGGCGAAGGAATGTGGAGCCGCAACGGCGACGAATGGCTGATCAAAGCAACTCAGACACTGGCCGATGGCCGGACCGCTTCGGGAACTTACATCCTGACCCCAGAATCGAATGACGCGTTTGCTGTCCAACTGGTCGGCCGCGAAATCGAAGGCGAACTGCAGCCTTCCACCCCATCGGTCATGGTCCGGCGCGTCGAAGTAAGCGACGCGCCGGAAGCCACTGTCACAACCACGCAACAATAG
- a CDS encoding M20/M25/M40 family metallo-hydrolase encodes MNIYARLSTVLLILVGLPVALSSAEELSQQRMQSLKAGDREAAERIDRDIRYFASEELKGRGVGTPEIAQAAEFIAERFASLGLRTELIDSQPFQSLAVDSTTTVGDPAKNHVQIDRQGATPLNLQLGKTFNPLALGSSGQVQAPLAFVGYGITALQAGYDDYAGLDVQGKIVIVLRKEPRLGDPNNPLGKTSPTPAAYFSTKMSAAIAHGAVGVIVVNDHASAIELGKQDDSNSEDALLEVTDAGNGSADKKLPTVCVSRAVIDGLLQQSMGRSLLDIEQSIDRDFRPISGLLPGVTASLQTDLQTDKVMARNVIAELPGSGSLAEETVIVGAHYDHVGMGGIGSLAPGTIAVHNGADDNASGTAALLEIARRLSQSQEPQRRRIVFIAFTGEERGLLGSAHYVRNPRFGLEQTVAMLNLDMVGRLKGNVLSIYGTGTAENFDAMVRQLNEQFQFSLDIDPSGYGPSDHQSFYEKSIPVLHFFTGLHNDYHRPSDDFDKINLIGLTRITDMVTEATREIATEPQRPVFQTTRRGKGIRKQKAAYLGVQLRMSDDRVTIVQVVPDGPAAQAGLMMGDALIQVGDQKITSIQTVLDYLARHAGGETLEFQVLRQGEPRSVKATLGEKK; translated from the coding sequence TTGAATATCTACGCGCGGCTGTCCACGGTCCTGTTGATTCTTGTTGGTCTGCCTGTTGCACTTTCGAGTGCAGAGGAGTTGTCGCAGCAGCGAATGCAATCGCTCAAGGCGGGCGATCGCGAAGCGGCTGAGCGGATCGATCGCGACATCCGCTATTTCGCCAGCGAAGAACTCAAGGGGCGCGGCGTCGGGACTCCCGAAATCGCTCAAGCGGCGGAGTTCATCGCCGAGCGATTTGCTAGCCTCGGCCTGCGAACCGAATTGATCGATAGCCAGCCCTTTCAGTCGCTAGCCGTCGATTCGACGACCACGGTCGGCGACCCCGCAAAAAATCATGTGCAGATCGACCGTCAGGGAGCCACACCGCTGAACCTTCAACTGGGCAAGACCTTCAACCCGCTAGCGCTCGGCAGTTCGGGACAGGTTCAAGCTCCGTTGGCCTTCGTCGGTTATGGGATCACCGCGCTGCAAGCCGGCTACGACGACTACGCCGGTCTCGATGTGCAGGGCAAGATCGTGATCGTGCTCCGCAAAGAACCGCGTTTGGGCGATCCGAACAATCCGCTCGGCAAAACCAGTCCCACGCCGGCAGCCTACTTTTCGACCAAGATGAGTGCCGCGATCGCGCACGGCGCCGTCGGGGTGATCGTTGTCAACGACCACGCTTCGGCGATCGAATTGGGCAAGCAAGATGATAGCAATTCAGAGGACGCGCTCCTGGAGGTGACCGATGCGGGCAACGGCAGCGCCGACAAGAAACTGCCGACCGTCTGCGTCTCTCGGGCCGTGATCGACGGCTTGCTGCAGCAGTCGATGGGCCGCTCGCTGCTGGATATCGAACAGTCGATCGACCGCGACTTCCGTCCGATCAGCGGCTTGCTGCCGGGCGTGACCGCGTCGCTCCAAACCGATCTGCAAACCGACAAGGTGATGGCTCGCAACGTGATCGCGGAACTGCCCGGCAGCGGATCGCTGGCCGAGGAGACGGTGATCGTCGGTGCTCACTACGATCACGTCGGGATGGGAGGCATCGGTTCGCTGGCTCCCGGAACGATCGCGGTTCACAACGGCGCCGACGACAATGCTAGCGGGACCGCCGCGCTGCTGGAGATCGCGCGGCGGCTGAGCCAATCGCAAGAGCCACAGCGCCGCCGGATCGTCTTCATCGCCTTCACTGGCGAGGAACGAGGGCTGTTGGGGAGCGCTCATTATGTCCGCAATCCGCGGTTTGGATTGGAGCAGACGGTGGCGATGTTGAACCTCGACATGGTCGGGCGGCTGAAAGGAAACGTCCTCTCGATCTATGGAACCGGGACCGCCGAAAACTTTGACGCGATGGTTCGGCAACTGAACGAGCAGTTTCAATTTTCGTTAGACATCGATCCCAGCGGCTATGGCCCCAGCGATCACCAATCGTTTTACGAAAAGAGCATTCCCGTTCTGCATTTCTTTACCGGGCTGCACAACGACTATCACCGACCAAGTGATGATTTCGACAAAATCAATTTGATCGGACTGACCCGGATAACCGATATGGTTACCGAGGCGACACGTGAAATTGCGACCGAACCGCAGCGGCCCGTTTTTCAAACCACACGGCGAGGAAAGGGGATTCGCAAGCAAAAAGCCGCATATTTAGGTGTTCAGCTTCGCATGTCGGACGATCGGGTAACGATTGTCCAAGTGGTTCCCGATGGGCCTGCGGCACAGGCTGGCTTGATGATGGGCGACGCTCTGATTCAGGTGGGAGACCAGAAAATAACATCGATCCAAACGGTGTTGGACTATCTGGCGAGACATGCGGGAGGCGAGACGCTTGAGTTTCAAGTGCTTCGCCAAGGAGAGCCTCGCAGCGTGAAGGCGACTTTGGGCGAAAAGAAATGA
- a CDS encoding Gfo/Idh/MocA family protein produces MTRLKLGVIGAGHLGKIHAKLLSTIDDVQLVAVSDPFAAARQAIEDQFSVPTFADYRDLLGLVDGVILAAPTDLHAEIGSDVLRAKKHLFIEKPITTTSEDADRLVALAKQNGCTLQVGHVERFNPAWSAAESMLEHPKYIEAVRASSFPGRCLDVGVVMDLMIHDIDLVLSLTSAPVQRIDASGLSVISDHEDVAEARITFECGLVANLKASRISPAAARTMQVYGPRGYANIDFSGPSATLIQPEASIAERSFELSAAGPLADFREQLFSHWLASQSPEIQPRNAILDEQHDFVISIQSGSQPTVSGADGARAVAVAEQVLEAIDCRQWLGDTSEPEQVGAYATPPESVEAASQRIHQQRKAA; encoded by the coding sequence ATGACTCGATTGAAGCTTGGCGTAATCGGAGCGGGCCACTTGGGCAAGATCCACGCAAAACTGCTCAGCACGATCGACGACGTCCAACTGGTCGCCGTCAGCGATCCTTTCGCCGCCGCTCGGCAAGCGATCGAGGATCAGTTCAGCGTGCCAACGTTCGCCGACTATCGCGATCTGCTGGGACTTGTCGACGGCGTGATCCTAGCCGCCCCGACCGATCTGCACGCGGAGATCGGCAGCGATGTGCTTCGCGCCAAAAAGCATCTGTTCATCGAAAAACCGATCACCACGACCAGCGAAGATGCCGACCGTTTGGTCGCCTTGGCCAAACAGAACGGTTGCACGCTGCAAGTCGGCCACGTCGAGCGGTTTAATCCCGCTTGGTCGGCGGCCGAATCGATGCTCGAGCATCCCAAATACATCGAAGCGGTTCGCGCCAGCAGCTTTCCCGGCCGCTGCTTGGACGTCGGCGTTGTCATGGATTTGATGATCCACGACATCGACCTCGTCCTCTCGCTGACCTCCGCCCCGGTCCAACGGATCGACGCCAGCGGATTGTCGGTGATCAGCGATCACGAAGACGTTGCCGAAGCTCGGATCACGTTCGAATGCGGTCTAGTCGCCAACCTGAAGGCATCGCGAATCAGCCCCGCGGCAGCTCGAACGATGCAGGTCTACGGCCCGCGAGGCTACGCCAACATCGACTTCTCCGGTCCCTCGGCGACCTTGATCCAGCCCGAAGCTTCGATCGCCGAACGCTCGTTCGAATTGTCAGCCGCCGGACCTCTGGCCGACTTCCGCGAGCAATTGTTCAGCCATTGGTTGGCTTCGCAGTCGCCGGAGATTCAACCGAGAAACGCGATCTTGGACGAACAGCACGACTTTGTAATCAGCATCCAAAGCGGCAGCCAGCCGACGGTCAGCGGTGCCGATGGCGCTCGCGCTGTCGCCGTGGCTGAACAGGTTTTGGAAGCGATCGACTGCCGCCAATGGCTCGGCGACACAAGCGAACCCGAACAAGTGGGGGCGTATGCCACTCCGCCCGAATCGGTCGAAGCGGCCAGCCAACGGATCCATCAACAGCGCAAAGCTGCTTAG
- a CDS encoding DUF1501 domain-containing protein codes for MLPPSNSEATSIDRRNLLQTLGGGMGMLGAASMLAQPAAAATSSAGRVLHNPPKAKRVIHLFMNGGPFQCDLFDPKPMLNKFAGQRPAEADLVTERKTGNLLASPAKFKPAGNSGVPVSDLLPHLSKHIDDICVLRSMHADNPNHGPALLQMNNGTILPTRPSMGAWFLYGLGTENQNLPGYVVLCPGRPVRFSILWNSAFLPSAHQGTYINHSNLDPAKMVPYLRNEQWDRQAQRRQLDLMQKLNTAHREMRGSDPALDARMQSMETAYRMQTQANDAFDLNQESKTTRENYGSGHFANGCLLARRLVERGVRFVQLYYGNGQPWDTHSKHDTSVKKLAKNIDQPTAALLGDLKQRGLLEDTLVIWGGEFGRTPTSENGNGRDHNHHGFTMWMAGGGVRGGMTYGETDDFGFKAVQDKMHVHDMHATVLHLLGLDHERLTYRYAGRDYRLTDVHGRIVQEIIA; via the coding sequence ATGCTACCTCCATCGAACTCCGAAGCCACTTCGATCGATCGCCGCAACCTGTTGCAGACGCTTGGTGGCGGCATGGGCATGCTGGGCGCAGCCTCGATGCTCGCTCAGCCCGCCGCGGCGGCGACTTCTTCCGCAGGCCGCGTGTTGCACAATCCGCCCAAAGCGAAACGGGTGATCCATCTGTTTATGAACGGCGGTCCGTTTCAGTGCGATCTGTTCGACCCCAAGCCGATGCTGAACAAGTTTGCGGGGCAGCGGCCGGCAGAGGCGGATCTGGTTACCGAGCGGAAGACCGGCAACCTGCTGGCATCGCCAGCCAAATTCAAGCCAGCGGGCAACAGTGGCGTTCCGGTCAGCGACCTGTTGCCGCATTTGAGCAAACATATCGACGACATCTGTGTGTTGCGATCGATGCACGCCGACAATCCGAACCACGGCCCAGCGCTGCTGCAGATGAACAACGGCACGATTCTGCCGACCCGCCCCAGCATGGGCGCTTGGTTCCTGTACGGTCTGGGGACCGAGAACCAAAACCTGCCCGGGTACGTCGTCTTGTGTCCGGGGCGACCGGTGCGGTTCTCGATCCTTTGGAACAGCGCCTTCCTGCCATCGGCTCACCAAGGAACCTATATCAATCACTCCAATCTCGATCCCGCCAAGATGGTCCCCTATCTGCGGAACGAGCAATGGGATCGGCAGGCGCAGCGGCGGCAGTTGGACCTGATGCAAAAGCTCAACACGGCCCATCGCGAGATGCGTGGCAGCGACCCGGCTTTGGATGCGCGGATGCAATCGATGGAGACTGCGTATCGGATGCAGACTCAAGCCAACGACGCCTTCGATCTGAACCAGGAATCAAAAACGACCCGCGAAAACTATGGCTCCGGTCACTTTGCCAACGGCTGCCTGTTGGCTCGCCGCTTGGTCGAACGAGGCGTCCGTTTTGTGCAACTGTATTACGGCAACGGTCAGCCTTGGGACACGCACTCCAAGCACGACACGAGCGTCAAAAAGCTGGCCAAGAACATCGACCAACCGACAGCGGCGCTGCTGGGCGATCTGAAGCAGCGCGGCTTGCTGGAGGACACGCTGGTGATTTGGGGCGGCGAATTTGGCCGGACACCGACGTCCGAGAACGGCAACGGCCGCGATCACAATCACCACGGCTTCACGATGTGGATGGCTGGCGGCGGCGTCCGCGGCGGGATGACCTACGGCGAGACCGACGATTTTGGATTCAAGGCGGTTCAAGACAAGATGCACGTCCACGACATGCACGCCACCGTTCTGCATCTGCTGGGACTCGATCACGAGCGGCTGACCTACCGTTACGCCGGCCGCGACTACCGCCTGACCGACGTCCACGGCCGCATCGTCCAAGAGATCATCGCCTGA
- the lpxA gene encoding acyl-ACP--UDP-N-acetylglucosamine O-acyltransferase, producing the protein MSVTIAHTAVVDPRAQLGDDVRVGHFCLIGPHARIGAGTQIENHVTIMGHTTIGENNHIFPNVVIGGEPQDLSYQGSPTQVIIGDGNVIREGCTINRATEKEDGITSIGDHCYLMAYAHVAHDCRLSDRIVMANNCMLGGHVHIDHDAILSGGVAVHHYASVGAYCFISGLSRVKQDVPPYMLAEGSPARPRTVNVVGLKRNDFSNDEIRVITEAFKLYYRRSVGVAETRQRLLNSGPIQPSLLRLLDFLEHQTGGKNGRGRDRRKAA; encoded by the coding sequence ATGAGCGTCACCATCGCGCACACCGCCGTCGTCGACCCTCGCGCTCAATTGGGCGACGATGTTCGCGTCGGCCACTTCTGCCTTATCGGCCCGCATGCTCGCATCGGCGCCGGAACGCAGATCGAAAACCACGTCACGATCATGGGCCACACCACGATCGGTGAAAACAATCACATCTTTCCCAACGTGGTGATCGGTGGTGAACCGCAGGACCTCAGCTACCAAGGTTCGCCAACGCAGGTCATCATCGGCGATGGGAATGTGATCCGCGAGGGTTGCACGATCAATCGCGCGACCGAAAAAGAAGATGGGATCACGTCGATCGGCGACCATTGTTATTTGATGGCTTACGCCCACGTCGCCCACGATTGTCGTCTGAGCGACCGGATCGTGATGGCTAACAACTGCATGTTGGGTGGACACGTTCACATCGATCACGATGCGATCCTGTCGGGCGGCGTCGCCGTCCACCACTACGCTTCGGTCGGCGCCTACTGCTTCATCAGTGGACTTTCACGCGTCAAGCAAGACGTGCCGCCATACATGCTGGCTGAAGGATCGCCCGCTCGACCGCGGACCGTCAACGTCGTCGGACTCAAACGCAACGACTTCAGCAACGATGAAATCCGCGTGATCACCGAGGCGTTTAAGCTGTACTATCGCCGCTCGGTTGGCGTCGCTGAAACGCGGCAGCGCCTGCTCAACAGCGGACCGATCCAACCGTCGCTGCTGCGACTGCTCGATTTCCTGGAACATCAAACCGGCGGCAAAAATGGCCGCGGACGCGATCGCCGCAAGGCTGCTTGA
- a CDS encoding PSD1 and planctomycete cytochrome C domain-containing protein, with translation MCVSPRSIFKIALLLIFATNAGMALAAESSPPHGDPSPADIEYFERKIRPLLHQHCFECHSADSKTLHAGLRLDSRSGILEGGDSGPSVVPGKPDESLLISSIHYNDYEMPPKGKLSDRDIAELTNWVSRGAPFPAAASDDPVAAAGIDIQQGREFWSFQPLQESPLPEVANAAWPQQRIDWFVLAAQERAGLHPADEADRRTLLRRLAFDLTGLPPTIAQQEQFVNDNEPDAYERLVTDLMQSPAFGERWGRVWLDLARYTDATASWLNQEGKAHLYRDWVVRAMNADMPYDEFVRRQLATDMMPETGPEDIAALGFLGLSPTYWKELQLPCEIIKVIVADEWEERIDAISRTFLGLTVACARCHDHKFDPITTEDYYALAGVVASSRLTARPIVSDEEYEPIRLAKAEVARLNKEIKALKKKKPLPKEEIDKLTAAKNKLATSTPGYSDPLATAVSEESLYVVPAGPTNHDGTRLDYKPGSQDLNLFIRGNPNRLGPVVPRRFLSVLSSDEPTPFQQGSGRLELADAITRQAAPLTARVIVNRIWLAHFGSGLVSTPSNFGQLGERPTHPELLDDLAARFVANGWSLKWLHREIVMSATYRQASQRSAEQEQIDPDNRWLGRMNRRRLDIEAWRDAMLTASGQLDATTPGESVSFDDSKNHYRTLYSTVHRRDMSKGLQLHDFPDPNGHSPQRIATTTALQGLYLLNSSFVAGQADTLAKRIVRETPGDLTQQIDRTHRLLFGRPATADEVELATEFLADQADDPTSDAWRQYAHAVLGCNEFLFVD, from the coding sequence ATGTGCGTATCACCGCGTTCAATTTTCAAAATTGCGCTGCTGTTGATCTTTGCGACCAATGCCGGCATGGCGCTCGCCGCCGAATCGAGTCCGCCGCACGGAGATCCGTCTCCTGCCGACATCGAATACTTTGAGCGGAAGATCCGTCCGCTGCTGCACCAGCATTGTTTCGAGTGCCATTCGGCTGATTCGAAGACGCTACACGCCGGTCTGCGACTCGACAGTCGATCCGGAATTTTGGAGGGGGGCGACAGCGGACCAAGCGTCGTGCCGGGCAAACCGGACGAGAGTCTGTTGATCTCGTCGATCCACTACAACGACTACGAAATGCCTCCCAAGGGCAAACTGTCCGATCGCGACATCGCCGAACTGACCAACTGGGTTTCTCGCGGCGCTCCCTTTCCAGCCGCCGCCAGCGACGATCCCGTTGCCGCAGCGGGAATCGACATCCAGCAAGGCCGCGAGTTCTGGTCGTTCCAACCGCTGCAAGAGTCGCCGTTGCCGGAGGTCGCCAACGCCGCTTGGCCCCAACAACGGATCGATTGGTTTGTGCTGGCCGCTCAAGAACGGGCCGGTTTGCATCCAGCGGACGAAGCCGATCGGCGGACATTGCTGCGTCGCTTGGCCTTCGATCTGACCGGCCTGCCGCCAACGATCGCGCAGCAGGAACAATTTGTTAACGACAACGAACCCGACGCTTACGAACGGCTTGTCACCGATTTGATGCAGTCGCCCGCCTTCGGCGAACGTTGGGGCCGCGTCTGGCTCGACCTGGCTCGCTACACCGATGCGACCGCGTCGTGGTTGAACCAAGAGGGGAAGGCGCATCTGTATCGTGACTGGGTTGTCCGCGCGATGAACGCCGACATGCCGTATGACGAATTTGTTCGTCGACAATTGGCGACCGACATGATGCCGGAGACCGGGCCCGAGGATATCGCCGCGCTCGGCTTCTTGGGACTCAGCCCGACGTATTGGAAAGAACTGCAGCTTCCCTGCGAGATCATCAAGGTGATCGTTGCCGATGAGTGGGAGGAGCGGATCGATGCGATCTCGCGGACCTTCTTGGGACTGACCGTCGCTTGCGCCCGCTGCCACGACCACAAATTTGATCCGATCACCACCGAAGACTATTACGCCTTGGCCGGCGTCGTCGCCAGCAGCCGACTGACCGCCCGACCGATCGTTTCCGACGAGGAATACGAACCGATCCGGCTGGCCAAAGCAGAGGTCGCTCGGCTGAACAAAGAGATCAAAGCGCTCAAGAAAAAGAAGCCGCTGCCGAAAGAGGAGATCGACAAACTCACGGCCGCCAAAAACAAACTGGCCACATCGACGCCTGGCTACAGCGATCCGCTAGCCACCGCGGTTAGCGAGGAATCGCTGTATGTCGTCCCGGCGGGGCCAACGAATCACGATGGCACGCGGCTGGATTACAAACCGGGCTCGCAAGATCTGAATCTGTTCATCCGCGGCAATCCCAATCGCTTGGGACCGGTCGTTCCGCGTCGCTTCTTGAGCGTGCTGTCGTCGGACGAACCGACGCCGTTCCAACAGGGAAGCGGCCGCTTGGAACTGGCCGATGCGATCACGCGGCAGGCCGCCCCGCTGACCGCTCGCGTGATCGTCAACCGAATTTGGCTCGCCCACTTCGGCAGCGGACTGGTCTCGACCCCAAGCAACTTTGGCCAGCTGGGCGAACGACCGACGCACCCCGAATTGCTGGACGATCTGGCGGCTCGGTTCGTCGCCAACGGATGGTCGCTGAAGTGGCTGCATCGCGAGATCGTGATGTCGGCAACGTATCGGCAAGCCAGCCAACGATCGGCCGAACAAGAACAGATCGATCCCGACAATCGTTGGCTCGGCCGCATGAATCGCCGCCGGCTGGATATCGAAGCGTGGCGCGATGCGATGCTGACCGCCAGCGGCCAGTTGGACGCGACCACTCCCGGCGAATCGGTTTCGTTTGACGACAGCAAGAACCACTACCGGACCCTCTATTCGACGGTTCACCGCCGCGATATGTCCAAGGGCTTGCAGTTGCACGACTTCCCCGACCCCAACGGGCACAGCCCCCAGCGGATCGCCACGACGACGGCGCTACAGGGACTGTATTTGTTGAACAGTTCGTTTGTGGCTGGGCAAGCCGACACGCTGGCAAAGCGGATCGTCCGCGAGACGCCAGGCGACTTGACGCAGCAGATCGATCGAACGCATCGGTTGCTGTTCGGTCGGCCGGCGACAGCGGACGAGGTCGAATTGGCGACTGAATTTCTTGCGGATCAAGCCGACGATCCGACCAGCGACGCATGGCGACAGTACGCCCATGCGGTCTTAGGTTGTAACGAATTCCTTTTTGTGGACTGA
- a CDS encoding OmpH family outer membrane protein, translating into MRITKATTIILGTLLSIAMVPALASAQQAAGGKIAVIDVAYIFKNSDAIKSEVAQIENSMKAYEQEMANVRKSMQKEAELLKTYKPGSPEYAGQEEKLAGMESKVKLETIRKRKELADAEARIYFDNYQKIRAVVKQVSEYNGIDLVLRYNSEEMELEKQDSVLRGVMKGVVYHSPKLDLTQMVMQAMGTKVATR; encoded by the coding sequence GTGCGGATTACCAAGGCAACGACCATCATTCTCGGTACCCTGTTGAGCATCGCGATGGTGCCAGCACTGGCATCGGCCCAACAAGCTGCTGGCGGCAAGATCGCTGTGATCGACGTCGCGTACATCTTCAAGAATTCCGACGCCATCAAGTCCGAAGTCGCTCAAATCGAAAACTCGATGAAGGCGTACGAGCAAGAGATGGCGAACGTTCGCAAGTCGATGCAGAAGGAAGCTGAACTGCTGAAGACTTACAAGCCAGGTTCGCCCGAATACGCCGGCCAAGAAGAGAAGCTGGCTGGAATGGAATCCAAGGTCAAACTGGAAACCATCCGCAAGCGTAAAGAATTGGCGGACGCCGAAGCGCGTATCTACTTCGACAACTACCAAAAGATCCGCGCCGTCGTGAAGCAGGTTTCCGAATACAACGGAATCGACCTGGTTCTGCGTTACAACAGCGAAGAGATGGAACTGGAAAAGCAAGATTCGGTTCTGCGTGGCGTGATGAAGGGTGTGGTCTACCACAGCCCTAAGTTGGACCTGACCCAAATGGTCATGCAAGCCATGGGCACCAAAGTCGCCACTCGCTAG